The Benincasa hispida cultivar B227 chromosome 11, ASM972705v1, whole genome shotgun sequence genome has a segment encoding these proteins:
- the LOC120089925 gene encoding alpha-farnesene synthase-like — MCSKVSAVPSYSEVARRSAQFQASVWGDYFLSYHSLPREEGNQLMEKQMEELKEEIKCQLIFATKDKTEKLRLIDSIQRLGVSYHFENEIHKILQQLHHIAITANNDDDDLHTITLSFRLLRQQGYNISSQLFDKFRGKWESSYDNNVEELLSLYEASQLRMRGEEALDEAFRFANARLEAIVSDSATEPMVAAEVRRALKWPLYKNLPRLEARHYIGLYSEKPWKNEGLLNFAKMDFNQLQKLHQKEIAYISEWWEDYGFAEKLSFARNRIVEGYFFALGIFFEPQFLSARLIMTKIIAIGSMLDDIYDVYGTFEELELLTHALERWEKSETEQLPNYLKMYYDALLDVFDKIEHEMSNQETTTYCIHHMKEATKELGRVFLVEANWCKEGYTPTVEEYLDIALISFGHKLLMVTALLGMGDLGTQQAVQWVTSMPNILKASTVICRFMNDMVSHKFEQERGHVASAIECYMEQNSASEYDAINALHKQIDDSWKDIVENYCVVTTNDEVPRAVLRRVLNLTRLFNVIYKDGDGYTQSQGSTKAYIKSLLVDSVPL, encoded by the exons atgtGTTCGAAAGTATCAGCTGTTCCTAGCTATTCGGAGGTGGCTCGAAGGTCTGCCCAATTTCAAGCTAGCGTTTGGGGAGATTACTTTCTTTCCTACCATTCTCTTCCTCGG GAAGAAGGCAACCAGTTGATGGAGAAACAGATGGAAGAAttgaaagaagaaataaaatgtcAATTAATTTTTGCAACAAAAGATAAGACTGAGAAACTGAGACTCATTGATTCAATCCAACGCTTAGGCGTTTCTTACCATTTCGAAAATGAAATCCACAAAATACTTCAACAACTCCATCATATTGCTATAACTGCCaacaatgatgatgatgatcttCACACTATCACTCTCAGTTTCAGACTTCTCAGACAACAAGGATACAACATATCATCTC AGCTGTTCGATAAGTTTCGAGGCAAATGGGAAAGTTCATACGATAACAATGTGGAAGAACTCTTGAGTTTGTACGAAGCATCGCAATTGAGGATGCGAGGAGAGGAAGCATTGGACGAAGCGTTTCGTTTCGCTAACGCTCGGCTAGAAGCCATAGTCAGCGACTCGGCCACCGAACCAATGGTTGCAGCGGAGGTTCGCCGCGCTTTGAAGTGGCCGCTGTACAAGAACTTGCCGAGGCTTGAAGCTAGACACTACATTGGTTTGTACAGCGAGAAGCCATGGAAAAATGAGGGTTTGCTTAACTTTGCAAAGATGGATTTCAACCAATTGCAAAAGCTTCATCAGAAAGAGATTGCTTACATCTCAGA GTGGTGGGAAGATTATGGTTTTGCAGAAAAGCTATCATTTGCAAGGAACAGAATAGTGGAGGGATACTTTTTTGCTCTTGGGATATTCTTTGAACCCCAATTTTTAAGTGCTAGACTTATTATGACCAAAATCATTGCTATTGGGTCAATGTTAGATGACATTTATGATGTTTATGGCACATTTGAAGAACTCGAACTCTTGACCCATGCACTTGAGAG ATGGGAAAAGAGTGAGACAGAGCAGCTCCCAAATTATTTGAAGATGTATTACGATGCTTTGCTAGAtgtttttgataaaattgaacatGAAATGAGCAATCAAGAAACAACAACATATTGCATCCATCACATGAAAGAAGCG ACAAAAGAGCTTGGAAGGGTGTTTTTGGTAGAGGCAAACTGGTGCAAGGAAGGATACACACCAACTGTGGAAGAATACTTAGATATTGCTTTAATATCTTTTGGCCACAAATTGCTTATGGTAACAGCTCTCTTGGGAATGGGAGATTTGGGCACACAACAAGCTGTTCAATGGGTCACCTCCATGCCTAATATTCTCAAAGCTTCCACTGTTATTTGTCGATTCATGAACGACATGGTTTCGCATAAG TTTGAACAAGAACGAGGTCATGTGGCTTCTGCCATTGAATGCTACATGGAACAGAATAGTGCATCGGAATACGATGCCATAAATGCATTACACAAACAAATAGATGATTCTTGGAAGGATATAGTCGAGAATTATTGTGTTGTCACCACAAATGATGAGGTCCCAAGGGCTGTTCTTAGGAGAGTTTTGAACCTCACAAGACTATTTAATGTGATATACAAAGATGGAGATGGCTATACACAATCTCAAGGCTCCACAAAAGCTTATATCAAGTCTTTGCTTGTCGACTCTGTCCCACTCTAG